The Chloroflexota bacterium genomic interval CGAGAAGGCAACGTCAACCTTGCCGAGCGCCTCTGTCACGGTGAGTCCGAGGCTGGCGAGATGGGGAAAGACCGCCCCCAGCTTTTGCCCCGCCGCGCTGCGCCCGGTGACCGAGGCTACCTCGACCTCAGGGTGCCCGTGGAGAAGTCGCGCCA includes:
- the argC gene encoding N-acetyl-gamma-glutamyl-phosphate reductase (catalyzes the reduction of N-acetyl-5-glutamyl phosphate to N-acetyl-L-glutamate 5-semialdehyde in arginine biosynthesis and the reduction of N-acetyl-gamma-aminoadipyl-phosphate to N-acetyl-L-aminoadipate-semialdehyde in lysine biosynthesis; involved in both the arginine and lysine biosynthetic pathways; lysine is produced via the AAA pathway, lysine from alpha-aminoadipate), which encodes MSKTKAGIINVTGYAGIELARLLHGHPEVEVASVTGRSAAGQKLGAVFPHLASLGLTVTEALGKVDVAFS